From Acidobacteriota bacterium, a single genomic window includes:
- the sucD gene encoding succinate--CoA ligase subunit alpha produces MSILVNKDTRVVVQGITGKEGSFHAKQSLEYGTKVVAGVTPGKGGTVWEEKVPIYDTVADAVKQAGADASLIFVPPPFAADAVMEAAEAGVKLIVCITEGIPARDEARMKAALSKSGARLIGPNCPGVITPGECKMGIMPGYIHKPGRVGVISRSGTLTYEAVWQLTESGLGETTCVGIGGDPVPGTSHVEALALFNADPATEGVVLIGEIGGTSEEEAAAYIKAHMKKPVVAFIAGQTAPPGRRMGHAGAIIAGGKGTAAEKMAALTEAGAVVVKSPTEIGDAMVRALSGKR; encoded by the coding sequence ATGAGCATTCTCGTCAACAAGGACACGCGCGTCGTCGTCCAGGGCATCACGGGGAAAGAGGGCTCCTTCCACGCCAAGCAGAGCCTCGAATACGGGACCAAGGTCGTGGCGGGCGTGACGCCGGGCAAGGGCGGCACGGTCTGGGAAGAGAAGGTCCCCATCTACGACACGGTGGCGGATGCCGTGAAGCAGGCCGGGGCCGACGCCTCCCTCATCTTCGTTCCGCCGCCCTTCGCGGCCGATGCCGTGATGGAGGCCGCCGAGGCCGGAGTGAAACTCATCGTGTGCATCACCGAGGGCATTCCCGCCCGCGACGAGGCCCGCATGAAGGCCGCCCTCTCCAAGAGCGGCGCCCGCCTCATCGGCCCCAACTGCCCCGGCGTCATCACACCGGGCGAGTGCAAGATGGGGATCATGCCCGGGTACATCCACAAGCCCGGCCGGGTGGGCGTCATCTCCCGCTCGGGAACGCTCACCTACGAAGCCGTGTGGCAGCTCACCGAGTCGGGCCTGGGCGAGACGACCTGCGTGGGCATCGGCGGGGATCCCGTCCCCGGGACCTCCCACGTGGAGGCCCTCGCCCTCTTCAACGCCGATCCCGCCACCGAAGGCGTGGTGCTCATCGGGGAGATCGGCGGAACTTCGGAAGAGGAGGCGGCGGCCTACATCAAGGCCCACATGAAGAAGCCCGTCGTCGCCTTCATCGCGGGCCAGACGGCCCCTCCGGGACGCCGCATGGGCCACGCGGGGGCCATCATCGCCGGCGGGAAAGGCACGGCGGCGGAGAAGATGGCGGCCCTCACCGAGGCCGGCGCGGTCGTCGTCAAGTCGCCCACGGAAATCGGCGACGCCATGGTCCGGGCCCTCTCGGGAAAACGCTAG
- a CDS encoding 2-oxoacid:acceptor oxidoreductase family protein, with protein MGKRYEIRLAGSGGQGLVLGGVILAEAAILEGKNACQSQSYGPESRGGASKSEVILSDEEIDYPKATSIDLLLCMTEAAADKYIKDAPESCIVIADADLVPGDIPPKYRHVKAPITRLARETVGREFVANIVALALIAELTKVVSVESLEKAVLARVPKGTEELNKKAIRVGQEAAREHGAALLAQ; from the coding sequence ATGGGAAAGCGCTATGAAATCCGACTGGCGGGATCGGGCGGCCAGGGCCTCGTTCTCGGGGGCGTCATCCTCGCCGAAGCCGCCATCCTGGAGGGGAAAAACGCCTGCCAGTCCCAGTCCTACGGCCCCGAATCCCGGGGCGGCGCCAGCAAGAGCGAGGTGATCCTCTCGGACGAGGAGATCGACTATCCGAAGGCCACGAGCATCGACCTGCTCCTGTGCATGACCGAGGCCGCCGCCGACAAGTACATCAAGGACGCCCCCGAATCGTGCATCGTCATCGCCGACGCCGACCTCGTGCCCGGCGATATTCCTCCCAAGTACCGCCACGTGAAGGCGCCCATCACCCGCCTGGCCCGCGAGACCGTTGGGCGGGAGTTCGTGGCCAACATCGTGGCCCTGGCCCTCATCGCCGAACTGACCAAGGTGGTCTCGGTGGAGTCCCTCGAAAAGGCCGTTCTGGCCCGCGTGCCCAAGGGCACCGAGGAGCTCAACAAGAAGGCCATCCGCGTGGGACAAGAGGCGGCCCGGGAGCACGGGGCCGCCCTCCTGGCCCAGTGA
- the sucC gene encoding ADP-forming succinate--CoA ligase subunit beta — MKVHEYQAKEVLGRYGVAVPKGKIALSAEQAYAAAKEIGGTVVVKAQIHAGGRGKGTFTSGFKGGVKLAQTADEAAEFAKKMLGNVLVTHQTGPSGKEVQKVYVTEASDIAKEYYLGIVLDRAKQMNVIMSSTEGGVEIEKVAAETPEKILKTWIDPLVGIQPFHARQIAFGLGFKGEAFKECVKLVTALYKAHEETDATLTEINPLILTRDGHVLALDAKMNFDDNALYRHPDIVEMRDLTEEDALEIEASKYDLNYIRLDGTIGCMVNGAGLAMATMDVIKLEGGEPANFLDVGGGATTERVKNAFKILLSDKNVKAVLINIFGGIVRCDVIAEGVIAAAKEIGVSLPVVVRLQGTNVDKGKQMLAASGLKFAVADNLKQAAQMAVASVK, encoded by the coding sequence TTGAAAGTACACGAGTACCAGGCAAAGGAGGTCCTGGGCCGCTACGGCGTGGCGGTTCCCAAGGGGAAGATCGCACTCTCCGCGGAACAGGCTTACGCGGCCGCCAAGGAGATCGGCGGAACGGTCGTGGTGAAGGCCCAGATCCACGCGGGCGGACGCGGCAAGGGCACGTTCACCAGCGGCTTCAAGGGCGGCGTCAAGCTCGCCCAGACGGCCGACGAGGCGGCGGAGTTCGCCAAGAAGATGCTCGGCAACGTCCTCGTGACCCACCAGACGGGCCCCTCCGGCAAGGAGGTCCAGAAGGTGTACGTCACGGAGGCCAGCGACATCGCCAAGGAGTACTACCTGGGCATCGTCCTGGACCGCGCCAAGCAGATGAACGTGATCATGTCCTCCACCGAGGGCGGGGTCGAGATCGAGAAGGTGGCCGCGGAGACGCCGGAGAAGATCCTGAAGACCTGGATCGATCCCCTCGTCGGCATCCAGCCCTTTCACGCCCGGCAGATCGCCTTCGGGCTCGGCTTCAAGGGGGAGGCCTTCAAGGAGTGCGTGAAGCTCGTGACGGCCCTTTACAAGGCCCACGAGGAGACGGACGCGACGCTGACGGAGATCAACCCCCTCATCCTCACGCGCGACGGCCACGTGCTGGCCCTCGACGCCAAGATGAACTTCGACGACAACGCCCTCTACCGCCACCCCGACATCGTGGAGATGCGGGACCTGACCGAGGAGGACGCCCTCGAGATCGAGGCGAGCAAGTACGACCTCAACTACATCCGCCTCGACGGCACCATCGGCTGCATGGTGAACGGCGCCGGCCTCGCCATGGCCACCATGGACGTCATCAAGCTGGAGGGGGGCGAGCCCGCCAACTTCCTCGACGTGGGCGGCGGAGCCACCACCGAGCGCGTGAAGAACGCCTTCAAGATCCTTCTGAGCGACAAGAACGTGAAGGCGGTCCTCATCAACATCTTCGGCGGCATCGTCCGGTGCGACGTGATCGCGGAGGGCGTCATCGCCGCGGCCAAGGAGATCGGCGTCTCCCTTCCGGTGGTGGTCCGCCTCCAGGGGACCAACGTGGACAAGGGCAAGCAGATGCTGGCGGCCTCCGGGCTCAAGTTCGCCGTGGCCGACAACTTGAAGCAGGCGGCCCAGATGGCCGTCGCCTCGGTGAAGTGA
- the ndk gene encoding nucleoside-diphosphate kinase: MAERTLTILKPDVMAKRVEGHVLQRLLDEGFEIVGLRLKRLSESEAAGFYAVHRERPFYPELVRFMTSGPVLVACLERDNAVAHLRAVMGPTDSGKAPKDTIRGRFGTDVQANAIHGSDSPENAEKEIRFFFPGGKFD; the protein is encoded by the coding sequence ATGGCCGAGCGAACCCTGACCATCCTCAAGCCCGACGTCATGGCCAAGCGGGTCGAGGGCCACGTCCTCCAGCGCCTCCTCGACGAGGGCTTCGAGATCGTGGGTCTCCGCTTGAAGCGGCTTTCGGAATCCGAAGCGGCGGGCTTCTACGCCGTGCACAGAGAGCGGCCCTTCTACCCGGAGCTGGTTCGTTTCATGACTTCTGGACCGGTCCTGGTGGCGTGCCTCGAACGGGACAACGCCGTGGCGCACCTGCGGGCGGTCATGGGCCCCACGGATTCGGGCAAGGCCCCCAAGGACACCATCCGAGGCCGGTTTGGCACGGACGTCCAGGCCAACGCCATCCACGGCTCCGATTCGCCGGAGAACGCCGAGAAGGAAATCCGCTTCTTCTTTCCCGGCGGCAAGTTCGACTGA
- a CDS encoding 2-oxoacid:ferredoxin oxidoreductase subunit beta, which yields MSMDYFQYLRKERMPHIWCPGCGHGTIMKSILRAIDKLKWNKDEVVVVSGIGCSSRTPGYLDFNTLHTTHGRALAFATGVKHANPKLHVVVVSGDGDAMAIGGNHFIHACRRNIEISLIVFNNNIYGMTGGQASPTTFTGSKGTTAPYGAIEQPFDVCALAQGSGATFVARALDLDAVAMDRIILASLQNKGFSVVDAWSQCTTYFGRQNKWGDASEMMDRYKALTYNVKLADKMSAEEKAGKYPVGILHQIQRPEFCEEYDKLCARVQAK from the coding sequence ATGTCCATGGACTATTTCCAGTACCTGCGCAAGGAGCGGATGCCCCACATCTGGTGCCCCGGGTGCGGCCACGGCACCATCATGAAGTCCATCCTGAGGGCGATTGACAAACTCAAGTGGAACAAGGACGAGGTGGTGGTCGTCTCGGGGATCGGGTGCTCCAGCCGGACTCCGGGATACCTCGACTTCAACACCCTCCACACGACCCACGGCAGGGCCCTCGCCTTCGCCACGGGCGTCAAGCACGCCAATCCCAAACTCCACGTGGTCGTGGTCTCGGGGGACGGCGACGCCATGGCCATCGGCGGAAACCACTTCATCCACGCCTGCCGCCGGAACATCGAGATCTCCCTCATCGTCTTCAACAACAACATCTACGGCATGACGGGCGGACAGGCCTCCCCCACGACCTTCACCGGCTCCAAGGGGACGACCGCGCCCTACGGAGCCATCGAACAGCCCTTCGACGTGTGCGCCCTGGCCCAAGGATCGGGCGCCACCTTCGTGGCCCGGGCCCTGGACCTGGACGCCGTCGCCATGGACCGCATCATTCTGGCCTCCCTGCAGAACAAGGGGTTCTCGGTGGTGGACGCCTGGTCCCAATGCACCACGTACTTCGGACGCCAGAACAAGTGGGGCGACGCGTCGGAGATGATGGACCGGTACAAGGCTCTGACCTACAACGTCAAGCTCGCGGACAAGATGAGCGCCGAGGAGAAGGCGGGGAAGTACCCCGTGGGGATTCTCCATCAGATCCAGCGGCCCGAGTTCTGCGAGGAATACGACAAGCTCTGCGCGCGCGTGCAGGCCAAGTGA
- a CDS encoding 4Fe-4S binding protein, whose protein sequence is MNIPKDKLAVAGRGRKVKKDLTITVIPGHCKGALCNICVNYCPEKVLGMGFRHVEVVDADACTKCMLCEIRCPDFAIFVD, encoded by the coding sequence ATGAACATCCCCAAGGACAAGCTGGCGGTGGCGGGCCGCGGGCGGAAGGTGAAGAAGGACCTCACCATCACCGTCATCCCCGGCCACTGCAAGGGGGCGCTCTGCAACATCTGCGTCAACTATTGTCCGGAGAAGGTCCTCGGTATGGGATTCCGGCACGTCGAAGTGGTGGACGCCGACGCATGCACCAAGTGCATGCTGTGCGAGATCCGCTGCCCCGACTTCGCCATTTTCGTGGATTGA
- a CDS encoding PqqD family protein, with product MTEHPTLRRNPDVSWRTIEGQSVLVFNREGEVQVLNEIGTYVWEHLEEGAEALARNISEKYEVEFGEARRDVAEFLQDLRRSGALLEG from the coding sequence ATGACCGAGCATCCGACCCTCCGCCGCAACCCCGACGTTTCCTGGCGCACCATCGAGGGCCAGAGCGTCCTCGTCTTCAACCGCGAAGGCGAGGTCCAGGTGCTGAACGAGATCGGCACCTACGTTTGGGAACACCTGGAGGAGGGCGCCGAGGCCCTCGCGCGGAATATTTCGGAGAAGTACGAAGTTGAGTTCGGCGAGGCCCGTAGGGATGTGGCCGAGTTTCTGCAAGACCTGCGCCGAAGCGGCGCACTCCTGGAAGGGTGA
- a CDS encoding 2-oxoacid:acceptor oxidoreductase subunit alpha, with protein MSTSNVKFLAGNEASVEGALAAGCRFFAGYPISPSSEIAERMSGRLPKIGGRFIQMEDEIASMGAIIGASLTGLKAMTATSGPGFSLMQENIGYAMMAEVPCVIVNVMRGGPSTGNPTGPSQSDVLQSRWGTHGDHPAIVLSPSTIREVFDATVHCFNFAELMRTPTVLAMDEIVAHMREKIVIPPPSEIRVMDRRRPNLAPGQPYRPYEPEADLVPLWLNYGEGHRYHVTGLDHDETGFPCLGTEVMENLHRRLVDKVEKNRKDLLLYENFLTEDAEVLVVAYGSTARSAKRAVSQARERGVKAGLFRPITLYPLPDVEIAAAAARARRVVVPEMNLGQYRLEVERILGKAVPVVGVHRVNGEPIAPALILPAILGD; from the coding sequence ATGAGCACGTCCAACGTGAAGTTTCTCGCCGGCAACGAGGCCAGCGTCGAGGGCGCCCTCGCCGCGGGCTGCCGTTTCTTCGCCGGCTACCCCATCTCCCCGTCCTCGGAGATCGCCGAGAGGATGTCGGGGCGGCTTCCCAAGATCGGCGGCCGCTTCATTCAGATGGAGGACGAGATCGCCTCCATGGGCGCCATCATCGGGGCGAGCCTGACGGGGCTGAAGGCCATGACCGCCACCTCGGGCCCCGGCTTCTCGCTCATGCAGGAGAACATCGGGTACGCCATGATGGCCGAGGTCCCCTGCGTCATCGTCAACGTCATGAGGGGCGGACCCTCCACCGGGAACCCCACGGGGCCTTCCCAATCCGACGTCCTCCAGAGCCGGTGGGGCACCCACGGCGACCACCCGGCCATCGTCCTGTCCCCCTCCACCATCCGGGAGGTCTTCGACGCGACGGTGCACTGCTTCAACTTCGCCGAACTCATGCGGACGCCCACGGTCCTCGCCATGGACGAGATCGTGGCCCACATGCGCGAAAAGATCGTCATCCCTCCGCCCTCGGAGATCCGGGTGATGGACCGGCGCCGGCCGAATCTGGCCCCCGGCCAGCCGTACAGGCCCTACGAGCCCGAGGCGGACCTCGTGCCCCTGTGGCTGAACTACGGGGAGGGCCACCGGTACCACGTCACGGGGCTCGATCACGATGAGACGGGCTTCCCCTGCCTCGGCACGGAGGTCATGGAGAACCTCCACCGGCGCCTGGTGGACAAGGTGGAGAAGAACCGGAAAGACCTCCTCCTCTACGAGAACTTCCTCACGGAGGACGCGGAAGTCCTCGTCGTGGCCTACGGCTCCACGGCCCGGTCGGCCAAGCGCGCCGTTTCCCAGGCTCGGGAGCGGGGCGTCAAGGCCGGCCTCTTCCGGCCCATCACCCTGTACCCGCTGCCCGACGTGGAGATCGCCGCCGCCGCCGCCCGGGCGCGCCGCGTCGTGGTGCCCGAAATGAACCTCGGACAGTACCGCCTCGAGGTGGAACGCATCCTCGGCAAGGCGGTGCCCGTCGTGGGGGTCCACCGGGTCAACGGTGAACCCATCGCGCCCGCCCTCATCCTTCCCGCCATCCTGGGAGACTGA